A genomic segment from Flavobacterium sp. 9R encodes:
- the dnaK gene encoding molecular chaperone DnaK, with product MGKIIGIDLGTTNSCVSVMEGNEAVVIPNAEGKRTTPSIIAFVEGGEIKVGDPAKRQAVTNPTKTIASIKRFMGHTFAETQEEAKRVPYTVVKGDNNTPRVDIDGRLYTAQELSAMTLQKMKKTAEDYLGQTVTEAVITVPAYFNDAQRQATKEAGEIAGLKVMRIINEPTAAALAYGLDKKGTDQKIAVYDLGGGTFDISVLELGDGVFEVLSTNGDTHLGGDDFDQVIIDWLADEFKAEEGIDLRLDPMSLQRIKEAAEKAKIELSSSAETEINLPYVTATASGPKHLVKKLSRSKFEQLADTLVKRSMAPVAQALKDAGLSTSDIDEVILVGGSTRMPKIVEEVEKFFGKKASKGVNPDEVVAIGAAIQGGVLSGDVKDVLLLDVTPLSLGIETMGGVMTTLIEANTTIPTKKSQVFSTAADSQPSVEIHVLQGARAMAADNKTIGRFHLDGIPPAPRGVPQIEVTFDIDANGIIKVSATDKGTGKSHDIRIEASSGLTAEEIEKMKKDAEANADADRIAKERAEKLNEADSMIFQTESQLKELGDKLSDDNKVAVEYALTELRMAHQSQDIPAIQTALDNINAAWKKATEAMYAQGEQGQAAAEPQAQAQGDNVEDVEFEEVK from the coding sequence ATGGGTAAAATAATCGGAATTGATTTAGGTACGACCAACTCTTGTGTTTCTGTAATGGAAGGTAATGAAGCAGTTGTTATTCCTAACGCAGAGGGAAAAAGAACAACGCCATCTATCATCGCTTTTGTAGAAGGTGGAGAAATTAAAGTGGGTGATCCTGCAAAAAGACAAGCAGTAACTAATCCAACTAAGACTATTGCTTCTATCAAACGTTTTATGGGACATACTTTTGCTGAAACTCAAGAAGAGGCAAAAAGAGTTCCTTACACAGTTGTAAAAGGTGACAACAATACACCACGTGTGGATATTGACGGTCGTTTGTACACTGCTCAAGAATTGTCAGCTATGACACTTCAAAAAATGAAAAAAACTGCTGAAGACTATTTAGGTCAAACAGTAACTGAAGCAGTTATTACTGTTCCTGCTTACTTTAACGATGCACAACGTCAGGCTACAAAAGAGGCTGGTGAAATCGCTGGTTTGAAAGTTATGCGTATCATCAACGAGCCAACTGCTGCGGCTTTGGCTTACGGATTGGATAAAAAAGGAACTGACCAAAAAATTGCTGTTTACGATTTAGGTGGAGGTACTTTTGATATCTCTGTATTGGAATTAGGAGACGGAGTTTTCGAAGTATTGTCTACTAATGGTGATACTCACTTAGGTGGTGATGATTTTGACCAAGTAATCATTGACTGGTTAGCTGACGAATTCAAAGCTGAAGAAGGTATTGATTTACGTTTAGACCCAATGTCATTACAACGTATTAAAGAAGCTGCTGAGAAAGCAAAAATTGAATTGTCTTCTTCTGCAGAAACTGAAATCAACTTGCCATACGTTACAGCTACGGCTTCAGGACCAAAACACTTAGTGAAAAAATTATCTCGTTCTAAATTTGAGCAATTAGCAGATACTTTAGTAAAACGTTCTATGGCTCCAGTAGCACAAGCATTGAAAGATGCAGGTTTGTCTACTTCTGACATTGACGAAGTTATCTTAGTAGGTGGTTCTACTCGTATGCCAAAAATTGTTGAAGAAGTTGAAAAATTCTTCGGTAAAAAAGCATCTAAAGGAGTTAACCCTGATGAGGTTGTAGCTATTGGAGCTGCTATCCAAGGTGGTGTATTGTCTGGAGATGTAAAAGATGTATTGTTACTTGACGTTACTCCTTTATCTTTAGGTATCGAAACTATGGGTGGTGTAATGACTACTTTAATCGAAGCTAACACTACTATCCCAACTAAAAAATCTCAAGTTTTCTCTACTGCTGCTGATTCTCAACCATCTGTTGAAATCCACGTATTGCAAGGAGCTAGAGCAATGGCTGCGGATAACAAAACTATTGGTCGTTTCCACTTAGACGGAATTCCACCAGCACCAAGAGGTGTTCCTCAAATTGAAGTTACTTTTGACATTGATGCTAACGGTATCATCAAAGTATCGGCTACTGACAAAGGAACTGGTAAATCTCACGATATTCGTATCGAGGCTTCTTCTGGATTAACTGCTGAAGAAATCGAGAAAATGAAAAAAGATGCAGAAGCAAATGCTGACGCAGATAGAATTGCAAAAGAAAGAGCAGAGAAATTGAACGAAGCTGACAGTATGATTTTCCAAACAGAATCTCAATTGAAAGAGCTTGGTGATAAATTATCTGACGATAACAAAGTTGCTGTAGAGTACGCTTTAACTGAATTGAGAATGGCGCACCAATCTCAAGACATTCCAGCTATTCAAACTGCTTTGGATAACATCAACGCTGCTTGGAAAAAAGCAACTGAAGCGATGTACGCTCAAGGTGAACAAGGTCAAGCTGCTGCTGAGCCACAAGCTCAAGCACAAGGAGATAATGTTGAAGACGTTGAATTCGAAGAGGTTAAATAA
- a CDS encoding starch-binding protein — MKKLVLWLIPLLVYGFGAKAQISTSYLWHLHQPTYWGDVSKKNPNRYQIVKESQDLKTSGANNDKNGLAHPTNNLVEIFSTGDRVAAYQFAPKNAISSIADLPKAGAQITYGGSLMENVQELAQANQWGYSTSWTQNIKDAKGWKTSGGFPRMEVVSFTMHHALSPLLSDEALTKEIKAHQYYSAQLFGTHDSKGYWPAECAFSERIIKTLKECGIEWSVIANSHLSRTLSDYPLKYGSGGTMCDVPNKADQVDTKGNTWFSAQKDARGGQFAIPYSYLPYKAKYIDPETAQEYKITVVPMADYESYEDGYSAIGTTLIDPIAAKASTSPRQPLVLFAHDGDNAWGGGSSYYNESVTGFSHASAAKGNNATTIPQYLQDHPVPESEVVHVEDGAWVNADGDFGHPQFTNWLWPFFDPVTKKFNPNGWTEDMMNQAITTAGENHAIMAEQLEGSNLRISEIVNPTAAISPAEKAWHFLMAGYDSGNAYYGLAEDLEIKTTLAVNRCVEFAQPTLNAHPGVDNTKPSVFIPQRWPYNPGEKGYGAPYAYKEFLNSADFTVYTFAYDVSGVERAELKYRIDNDGKNSLSSNHNDTYAGGTDVGSWVSLPMTERVFPKGNVTNSTQADLYMLPTVIANQYHAEIAGLSEKLVDYYVEVTDKKGNVTKSKIQHVWVGKNLDVAPKLTFTPDITNSPTTVDVTIKATDSTDPSPKIYYTTDGSVPTTASASAISSKTITITQTTTIKLFAVDNEGNISETVTKTISIGALPEFTVYFKKPTNWNTAVKIYYWSPTGTAPVVAYPGVAMTNDCGDWYKYTFPSTVSASNLLFTDGTLKTGDLSATAGIKFYDGAWLASEPANRCNVTPIAPDLTIAPVGGNFTTGATVNATLTANEATSTIYYTLDGTTPTTASPSAVGSKSIAITSTTVLKAFVKNTAGTSSAVKTETYTFSTPSTFTVYFKKPTNWNAAVKIYYWSPTGTAPVVTWPGIAMTKDCGDWYQYTFPSTVSASNLLFNDGTLKTADLTATAGIKYYDGAWLAGEPANRCPVILPDVTITPVGGNFTTGTTVNVTLTANETTSTIYYTLDGTTPTIASPSAVGSKSIAITNTTTLKVFVKNTAGTSSAIKTETYTFSTPATFTVYFKKPTNWNAAVKIYYWSPTGTAPVLTWPGIAMTKDCGDWYQYTFPSTVSASNLLFNDGTLKTADLSTTAGIKYYDRAWLNGEPANRCPTIAPDLTISKLGGSFATGSTVNVTLTANETTSTIYYTLDGTTPTTASPSAIGSKSFAFTSTTVLKAFVRNTAGTSSAIKTENYTFSAVPTITVYFKPPTNWTVTPKVYYWSATPTGSIANAVWPGVNMTADANGFYKYTITGPTAINLIFNNGSGGSTNQTPDLIAKTDGFSYTWGDPVNKTLGTNSNKVETTNVIRVYPNPVSHTLQIQSVIPANHFIVFSSQGSTVLEGKPEDNTINVSQLSDGLYFILLRFEDGQETMQKILKK; from the coding sequence ATGAAAAAACTAGTACTATGGCTTATACCCCTACTCGTCTACGGTTTTGGAGCGAAAGCACAAATAAGCACTTCTTATTTGTGGCATTTGCACCAACCCACTTATTGGGGTGATGTAAGCAAGAAAAACCCCAATCGCTACCAGATAGTTAAAGAATCGCAAGATTTGAAAACATCGGGAGCTAACAACGACAAGAACGGACTAGCCCATCCTACTAATAACTTAGTGGAGATTTTTAGTACCGGTGACCGTGTAGCAGCCTACCAATTTGCTCCAAAAAATGCCATATCCTCGATAGCTGATTTGCCCAAAGCAGGGGCTCAAATCACTTACGGAGGTTCATTGATGGAAAACGTACAGGAATTAGCCCAAGCCAACCAATGGGGCTATTCGACTTCGTGGACGCAAAATATTAAGGATGCCAAAGGCTGGAAAACTTCGGGAGGATTCCCAAGAATGGAAGTAGTATCTTTTACAATGCACCACGCCTTATCGCCATTGTTAAGTGACGAAGCCTTGACCAAAGAAATCAAAGCGCACCAATACTACAGTGCTCAATTGTTTGGTACCCACGATTCGAAAGGCTATTGGCCAGCAGAATGCGCTTTCTCAGAAAGAATCATCAAAACCTTAAAAGAGTGTGGCATTGAGTGGTCGGTCATTGCTAATAGCCACCTTTCAAGAACTTTATCCGACTATCCCCTAAAATACGGTTCTGGTGGGACGATGTGTGATGTTCCCAACAAAGCTGACCAAGTAGATACGAAAGGAAATACGTGGTTTTCGGCTCAAAAAGATGCCCGCGGAGGACAATTTGCCATTCCTTACTCCTATTTGCCTTATAAAGCCAAATACATCGATCCTGAAACCGCTCAGGAATACAAAATCACCGTGGTTCCAATGGCAGATTACGAAAGTTATGAAGACGGCTATTCTGCAATTGGCACTACTCTAATAGATCCTATTGCAGCCAAAGCTTCAACCTCTCCAAGACAACCTTTGGTTTTATTTGCTCATGATGGCGATAATGCTTGGGGTGGCGGTTCATCATACTATAACGAATCGGTTACTGGTTTTTCGCATGCCTCGGCAGCCAAGGGAAATAATGCTACAACTATTCCACAATATTTACAAGATCATCCTGTCCCAGAATCTGAAGTTGTTCACGTAGAAGACGGCGCATGGGTAAATGCTGATGGGGATTTTGGTCATCCACAATTTACCAACTGGCTTTGGCCTTTCTTTGATCCTGTTACCAAAAAATTCAATCCGAATGGTTGGACAGAAGACATGATGAACCAAGCCATAACTACCGCGGGTGAAAATCACGCCATCATGGCCGAACAACTCGAAGGAAGCAATCTCCGCATTAGCGAAATCGTAAATCCAACAGCAGCCATAAGTCCAGCTGAAAAAGCATGGCATTTTTTGATGGCCGGATACGACAGTGGAAATGCCTATTATGGTTTAGCCGAAGATTTAGAAATCAAAACAACCTTGGCTGTGAACCGCTGTGTGGAGTTTGCACAACCAACACTTAACGCTCACCCAGGCGTTGACAACACCAAACCTTCTGTTTTTATTCCACAGCGATGGCCTTATAATCCTGGAGAAAAAGGATACGGAGCGCCTTATGCTTACAAAGAATTCTTGAATTCAGCCGACTTTACAGTATACACTTTTGCATATGATGTAAGCGGGGTTGAAAGAGCCGAACTAAAATACCGTATTGATAATGATGGGAAAAACAGTTTAAGCTCCAATCATAACGATACATACGCCGGTGGAACTGATGTGGGTTCTTGGGTAAGTTTACCAATGACCGAAAGGGTTTTCCCTAAAGGCAATGTAACCAACAGTACCCAAGCCGATTTGTACATGCTGCCTACGGTAATTGCTAATCAATACCATGCAGAAATTGCTGGACTTTCGGAAAAATTAGTGGATTATTACGTAGAAGTAACTGATAAAAAAGGCAATGTCACCAAATCGAAAATTCAACACGTTTGGGTTGGAAAAAATCTAGATGTAGCTCCAAAACTTACGTTTACGCCAGACATCACAAATTCTCCAACAACAGTAGACGTAACCATAAAAGCCACCGATAGTACTGACCCATCACCAAAAATCTACTACACCACTGATGGTAGTGTTCCAACAACGGCATCGGCTAGCGCAATTAGCAGCAAAACCATCACCATCACTCAGACGACCACTATAAAACTGTTTGCGGTTGACAATGAAGGAAACATTTCAGAAACTGTTACCAAAACTATTTCAATTGGAGCTTTACCAGAATTCACAGTGTATTTCAAAAAACCAACCAATTGGAATACAGCTGTAAAAATCTATTATTGGTCTCCTACAGGAACAGCACCAGTTGTAGCCTATCCAGGAGTAGCTATGACTAATGATTGTGGCGATTGGTACAAATACACCTTCCCAAGTACAGTATCCGCTTCGAACTTACTTTTTACAGACGGTACTTTAAAAACCGGCGACTTATCGGCAACCGCAGGAATTAAATTTTATGATGGAGCTTGGCTAGCCAGCGAACCTGCTAATCGTTGCAACGTCACTCCTATTGCACCTGATTTGACCATTGCACCAGTGGGCGGCAATTTCACTACTGGCGCCACAGTGAATGCAACACTTACTGCAAATGAAGCGACATCTACCATTTACTATACTTTAGACGGCACAACACCAACAACTGCTTCGCCATCCGCTGTAGGTAGCAAAAGTATCGCCATTACCAGTACTACTGTGCTTAAAGCCTTTGTAAAAAACACCGCTGGAACTAGCTCTGCTGTCAAAACAGAAACCTACACTTTTAGCACTCCTAGTACCTTTACGGTGTATTTTAAAAAACCAACCAATTGGAATGCAGCGGTAAAAATTTACTATTGGTCACCAACAGGAACTGCCCCAGTAGTAACTTGGCCTGGAATTGCGATGACTAAAGATTGTGGGGATTGGTACCAATATACATTCCCGAGTACGGTTTCTGCTTCAAATTTATTGTTCAACGATGGGACTTTAAAAACTGCTGATTTAACTGCTACAGCGGGAATTAAATACTATGATGGCGCTTGGTTAGCTGGAGAGCCTGCCAATAGATGCCCTGTTATCTTACCAGATGTAACCATAACTCCAGTGGGCGGCAACTTTACTACTGGTACCACTGTGAATGTAACACTTACAGCCAACGAAACTACATCAACCATCTACTACACCCTCGATGGGACGACGCCAACCATAGCATCGCCTTCAGCTGTTGGCAGTAAAAGTATAGCCATTACCAACACTACAACGCTTAAAGTTTTTGTAAAAAACACCGCTGGAACTAGCTCTGCTATCAAAACAGAAACGTATACGTTTAGCACTCCCGCAACTTTTACGGTGTATTTCAAAAAACCAACCAATTGGAATGCTGCAGTTAAAATCTACTATTGGTCACCAACAGGAACTGCTCCAGTTTTAACTTGGCCTGGTATAGCGATGACCAAAGATTGTGGTGATTGGTACCAATATACGTTCCCAAGTACGGTTTCTGCTTCTAATTTACTGTTCAATGATGGTACTTTAAAAACTGCCGACTTATCTACAACAGCAGGAATTAAATACTACGATAGAGCTTGGTTGAATGGAGAACCTGCCAACAGATGCCCTACCATAGCTCCTGATTTGACTATTTCAAAACTTGGAGGTAGCTTTGCAACTGGATCTACAGTAAATGTAACCTTAACGGCCAACGAAACCACTTCGACCATTTACTATACCCTCGACGGAACGACGCCAACTACAGCTTCGCCTTCAGCCATTGGAAGTAAATCATTTGCCTTTACTTCAACTACTGTCTTGAAAGCTTTTGTTAGAAACACGGCTGGAACCAGCTCGGCCATCAAAACAGAAAACTATACGTTTAGTGCGGTACCAACAATTACCGTATATTTTAAACCACCAACAAACTGGACCGTAACTCCAAAAGTATATTACTGGAGCGCTACACCGACTGGTAGTATAGCAAATGCAGTCTGGCCAGGAGTAAACATGACAGCAGACGCCAATGGTTTTTATAAATATACTATCACTGGACCAACTGCAATAAATCTCATTTTTAATAATGGTTCAGGAGGGAGTACTAACCAAACTCCAGACTTAATTGCAAAAACAGATGGTTTTAGTTATACTTGGGGAGATCCTGTAAATAAAACTTTGGGAACAAATTCGAATAAAGTCGAAACCACTAACGTAATTCGCGTGTATCCTAACCCAGTGAGTCATACTTTGCAAATTCAATCTGTGATACCTGCTAATCATTTTATAGTTTTCTCTTCACAAGGAAGTACTGTACTTGAAGGAAAACCAGAAGACAACACTATCAACGTTAGTCAACTAAGTGATGGTCTTTATTTTATTCTACTTCGTTTTGAAGATGGTCAAGAAACGATGCAGAAAATACTAAAAAAATAA
- a CDS encoding DUF5713 family protein, giving the protein MKGYFIAIISLILFSCNGQQATNQNTIVNQENLKNDKMKNYAYLKDMYADSYFPKFLVDKVKTILIELCIDIEKTSPNNNDALYKLTHTATKKINNLQNEFSEQNSEIETGARESIAADFDFIAKAYGFNADAEELIAPREW; this is encoded by the coding sequence ATGAAAGGATATTTTATTGCAATAATTTCTTTGATTTTATTTTCTTGCAATGGTCAGCAAGCGACAAATCAAAATACAATTGTCAATCAAGAAAATTTAAAAAACGATAAAATGAAGAATTATGCCTATTTAAAAGATATGTATGCTGATTCCTATTTCCCAAAATTTCTCGTTGACAAAGTGAAAACAATCCTTATTGAACTATGTATTGATATTGAAAAAACATCGCCTAACAACAATGACGCACTTTATAAGTTAACACATACAGCGACAAAAAAAATAAATAATTTACAAAACGAATTCTCTGAGCAAAACAGCGAAATAGAAACTGGTGCTAGAGAATCAATTGCTGCTGACTTTGACTTTATTGCTAAAGCTTATGGATTCAATGCTGATGCAGAAGAACTGATAGCTCCCAGAGAGTGGTAG
- a CDS encoding zinc-dependent metalloprotease translates to MSKTKLLLLSTALLLCGTEVTFAQSKKKKDAGKEAPKVEQKAPEKKGPKPYNKVVDSTAVTQKGLFDIHKTTDNKFLFEINDTLIGKEIMTITRYSKTPAGGGVFGGEEVNRQVIKWEKGLNNNLLLRSITHVITSPDEDKPIAQAVKNSSADPIIGNYEILAFKKEGKETTGYVIDVTPTFESDLQTFSLDPIKKQLLNIQGFQKDRSFIQKMSSYPINVEIKTVKTYATTAPQLSLNPTPRIGTNLPAALDAGVVTIELNTSMLLLPKVPMRKRTFDARVGFFANQIDVFEEESQKSDTETFAVRWKLEPKNADDAAKQKRGELIEPKKPIVYYIDPATPIKWRKFIKQGIDDWQVAFEAAGWKNAIRGEYWPENDPTMSLEDARFSVLRYFAADIQNAYGPNVHDPRSGEILESHIGWYHNIMSLLRNWYLIQTAAVDPAARKKQFDDNLMGELIRFVSSHEVGHTLGLRHNMGASNATPVEKLRDAAFQEKNGHTSSIMDYARFNYVAQPEDGVKHLFPRIGDYDKWAIKWGYSYFADAKDEKAEKAILNEMTKEAYKNRRLWFGTESSPYDPRYQTEDIGDNAMKASAYGIKNLKRILPNLIIWSAEKGESYSELEEMYNALTGQFRRYMGHVTKNVGGIYDTPKTYDMSGNQFEVVPKSIQKEAVTFLNTQLFATPKWLMDPNVLSKINPESGVEAIKAMQDGTLSNLLAGDRMVRLMETAAMSPENYSVDELMTDLKKGIFSELAGGAKIDIYRRNIQKLYVDKVIAMLKPGNAVVRSNSVGAAYGMNSRTVNLAQTDLPSIARGQLVGLKNEMKVAAARMDRLSKFHLLDLVARIDSALNPK, encoded by the coding sequence ATGTCAAAAACCAAATTGTTATTGCTTAGTACTGCACTTCTTTTATGCGGTACCGAAGTAACCTTTGCACAAAGCAAAAAAAAGAAAGATGCGGGCAAAGAAGCTCCGAAAGTGGAACAAAAAGCTCCAGAAAAAAAAGGTCCTAAACCGTATAACAAAGTAGTCGATTCTACTGCCGTTACTCAAAAAGGGCTTTTCGACATTCACAAAACTACCGACAATAAGTTTCTTTTCGAAATCAACGATACGCTTATTGGTAAAGAAATCATGACGATCACCCGTTATTCTAAAACTCCAGCAGGTGGAGGTGTTTTTGGGGGTGAAGAAGTAAATCGTCAAGTTATCAAATGGGAAAAAGGATTGAACAACAACCTTTTGTTACGCTCTATTACACACGTAATTACTTCTCCAGATGAGGACAAACCTATTGCTCAAGCAGTAAAAAATTCATCAGCTGACCCAATTATTGGTAACTATGAAATTTTAGCCTTCAAAAAAGAAGGAAAAGAAACTACAGGTTATGTAATTGATGTAACTCCAACATTTGAATCGGATTTACAAACTTTCTCTTTGGATCCTATCAAAAAGCAATTACTCAATATTCAAGGGTTTCAAAAAGACCGCTCTTTTATTCAAAAAATGAGCAGTTACCCAATTAATGTTGAAATCAAAACCGTAAAAACGTACGCTACTACTGCACCACAGTTATCGTTGAATCCAACACCTAGAATTGGAACCAACTTACCTGCTGCGTTGGATGCAGGAGTGGTGACTATTGAATTGAATACTTCGATGTTATTGTTACCAAAAGTACCTATGCGTAAAAGAACTTTTGATGCTCGTGTTGGTTTCTTTGCTAACCAAATCGATGTTTTTGAAGAAGAATCTCAAAAATCGGATACTGAAACTTTTGCTGTTCGTTGGAAATTAGAGCCTAAAAACGCGGATGACGCTGCCAAACAAAAAAGAGGTGAATTGATCGAACCGAAAAAACCAATCGTGTACTACATCGATCCTGCTACTCCTATCAAATGGAGAAAATTCATCAAGCAAGGAATTGACGACTGGCAAGTAGCTTTTGAAGCCGCTGGTTGGAAAAATGCTATTCGTGGCGAATATTGGCCAGAGAATGACCCAACGATGAGTTTAGAAGATGCGCGTTTCTCTGTATTACGTTATTTTGCTGCCGATATTCAAAATGCTTACGGTCCAAACGTACACGATCCAAGATCTGGGGAAATCCTAGAAAGCCATATTGGATGGTACCACAACATTATGAGTTTGTTGAGAAACTGGTATTTAATTCAAACTGCAGCTGTTGATCCAGCGGCAAGAAAAAAACAATTTGATGACAACCTAATGGGCGAATTGATTCGTTTTGTTTCTTCTCACGAAGTGGGACATACTTTAGGTTTACGTCACAACATGGGAGCAAGTAATGCTACTCCAGTAGAAAAACTTAGAGATGCTGCTTTCCAAGAAAAGAACGGTCATACCTCTTCTATTATGGATTATGCTCGTTTCAACTACGTAGCACAGCCAGAAGATGGCGTAAAACACTTATTCCCAAGAATTGGTGATTATGACAAATGGGCCATCAAATGGGGGTATTCTTATTTTGCTGACGCCAAAGATGAAAAAGCAGAAAAAGCCATCTTGAATGAGATGACCAAAGAAGCCTACAAAAATCGTCGTTTGTGGTTTGGAACAGAATCTAGCCCTTATGATCCAAGATACCAAACAGAAGATATTGGAGACAATGCTATGAAAGCTTCTGCATACGGAATCAAAAACTTAAAACGTATTTTGCCAAACTTAATCATTTGGAGTGCTGAAAAAGGAGAAAGCTATTCAGAATTAGAAGAAATGTACAATGCTTTGACTGGACAATTCAGACGCTACATGGGACACGTGACTAAAAACGTAGGTGGTATTTATGACACACCTAAAACCTATGATATGTCAGGTAACCAATTCGAAGTAGTTCCAAAAAGCATCCAAAAAGAAGCCGTTACGTTCTTGAACACTCAATTATTTGCTACACCAAAATGGTTAATGGATCCTAACGTATTATCCAAAATCAATCCTGAAAGTGGTGTGGAAGCTATCAAAGCGATGCAAGACGGAACCCTTTCTAACTTATTAGCTGGAGACAGAATGGTACGTTTGATGGAAACTGCAGCTATGAGTCCAGAAAACTATTCTGTAGATGAATTAATGACCGACTTGAAAAAAGGAATCTTCTCAGAATTAGCTGGTGGTGCCAAAATAGACATTTACCGCAGAAACATTCAAAAATTGTATGTGGATAAAGTTATTGCTATGCTAAAACCAGGTAATGCTGTAGTACGTTCTAACAGTGTTGGTGCGGCTTATGGTATGAATTCAAGAACTGTAAATTTAGCCCAAACCGATTTGCCTTCTATCGCTAGAGGACAATTGGTAGGATTGAAAAACGAAATGAAAGTCGCTGCAGCAAGAATGGATCGTTTGAGTAAATTCCACTTATTGGATTTAGTAGCTCGAATCGACAGTGCTTTGAATCCAAAATAA
- the fumC gene encoding class II fumarate hydratase: protein MEFRIEKDTIGTIQVPADKYWGAQTERSRNNFKIGPPASMPKEIIEGFAYLKKAAAYTNCELGFLSLEKREAIATVCDEILSGALADQFPLVIWQTGSGTQSNMNINEVIANRAQVLKGLKIGEGKPFIKANDDVNQSQSSNDTFPTAMHIAVYKVITEITLPGVEKLRDTLKTKVETFNDIVKIGRTHLMDATPLTLGQEFSGYVAQLSYGIKAVQNTLSHLSEIALGGTAVGTGLNAPEGYDVKVAQYISQFTGHPFVTAPNKFEALAAHDAIVETHGALKQLAVSINKIANDIRMLGSGPRSGIGELLLPENEPGSSIMPGKVNPTQCEAITMVCAQVIGNDVTISVAGMQGQYELNVFKPVIAANCLQSARLLGEACYSFEEHCIKGIEPNYQRIEELVNNSLMLVTALNPKIGYYKSAEIAQAAHRNGTTLKEEAIRLGYVSSDDFDTWVNPKEMVGKLKE, encoded by the coding sequence ATGGAATTCAGAATAGAAAAAGACACCATAGGAACCATTCAAGTACCAGCTGATAAATATTGGGGTGCACAAACCGAACGCTCCAGAAATAATTTCAAGATTGGTCCACCCGCTTCAATGCCCAAAGAAATCATTGAAGGATTTGCTTATTTAAAAAAGGCAGCCGCATATACCAATTGTGAACTAGGTTTTTTATCTCTTGAAAAAAGAGAGGCCATTGCAACCGTTTGTGATGAAATTCTATCTGGAGCTTTAGCGGATCAATTCCCACTTGTCATTTGGCAAACGGGTTCCGGAACACAAAGTAATATGAATATCAATGAGGTTATTGCTAATCGAGCTCAAGTACTCAAAGGATTAAAAATTGGTGAAGGAAAGCCGTTTATCAAAGCGAACGACGATGTCAATCAATCACAATCCTCCAACGACACATTTCCAACAGCGATGCATATTGCGGTATATAAAGTAATCACTGAAATTACATTGCCAGGTGTTGAAAAGTTAAGAGACACACTTAAAACTAAAGTTGAAACATTTAATGACATTGTCAAAATAGGTCGTACCCACCTAATGGATGCTACCCCACTAACTCTTGGTCAAGAATTCTCCGGATATGTAGCTCAATTGAGTTATGGAATAAAAGCAGTACAAAACACTTTGTCCCATCTTTCAGAAATCGCGTTGGGCGGAACTGCGGTAGGTACAGGACTCAACGCACCAGAAGGATATGATGTAAAGGTGGCGCAATACATTTCCCAATTTACAGGACATCCATTCGTTACAGCTCCCAATAAATTTGAAGCATTAGCAGCTCATGACGCCATTGTAGAAACTCACGGAGCATTAAAGCAACTGGCCGTTTCCATCAATAAGATAGCCAATGATATTCGGATGTTGGGTTCTGGACCACGATCAGGAATTGGTGAACTATTGCTTCCGGAAAACGAGCCAGGATCTTCTATTATGCCAGGAAAAGTGAACCCCACACAATGTGAAGCCATTACTATGGTTTGTGCTCAAGTAATTGGTAATGATGTGACCATTTCAGTAGCAGGTATGCAAGGACAGTATGAATTGAATGTATTTAAGCCTGTGATAGCAGCCAATTGTTTACAATCAGCGCGCTTGTTAGGAGAAGCTTGCTATTCATTTGAAGAGCATTGCATCAAAGGTATTGAGCCCAATTACCAACGTATCGAAGAACTAGTCAACAATTCCTTGATGTTAGTTACAGCATTGAATCCTAAAATTGGCTATTACAAATCAGCTGAAATAGCCCAAGCAGCTCATCGTAATGGAACCACATTAAAAGAAGAAGCTATTCGATTGGGATATGTAAGTTCTGATGATTTTGATACTTGGGTAAACCCCAAAGAAATGGTAGGTAAACTAAAGGAATAA